The following are from one region of the Cytobacillus firmus genome:
- the hisD gene encoding histidinol dehydrogenase, whose protein sequence is MKILKVDDRISIKRSVDNGTEEQRAIVKNIIETVRQNGDQALKEYTEKFDGISLDELKVPQAEIEEALSQVDGKILEIIKEAAGNIRSFHEKQLRPSWMTTEENGTVLGQKITPLDSVGLYVPGGTAAYPSSVLMNVIPAKVAGVKRIVITSPPDKKTGKLPPAVLAAAHIAGAEEVYKVGGAQAIAALAYGTESIRPVDKITGPGNIYVALAKREVFGDVDIDMIAGPSEIAILADETAHAEEVAADLLSQAEHDPMASAVLVTPSSALAEAVSAEVERQLAELPRQEIAAGSIRNYGAIYVTESMDEAVETVNSLAPEHLEILTVNPMELLGRIRHAGAIFLGRFSPEPVGDYFAGPNHVLPTNGTARFSSPLNVEDFQKKSSILLYSEKALKDNGEKIAAFARLEGLEAHARSIETRLRK, encoded by the coding sequence ATGAAAATTTTAAAAGTTGATGACCGGATTTCAATTAAACGGTCCGTTGATAACGGAACAGAAGAACAGCGGGCGATTGTAAAAAATATAATTGAAACAGTCCGCCAAAACGGCGATCAGGCTTTAAAAGAATACACAGAAAAATTTGATGGCATCTCTCTGGATGAATTAAAGGTACCACAGGCTGAAATAGAAGAAGCTTTGAGTCAAGTGGATGGAAAGATCCTTGAGATCATTAAAGAAGCTGCCGGAAATATCCGGTCTTTTCATGAAAAACAGCTCCGTCCTTCCTGGATGACAACAGAAGAGAACGGCACAGTCCTTGGCCAAAAGATCACACCGCTTGATTCAGTCGGCCTGTATGTTCCGGGCGGAACGGCGGCATACCCGTCATCTGTACTCATGAATGTGATTCCTGCAAAGGTTGCGGGAGTCAAGAGAATCGTGATTACCTCTCCTCCTGATAAAAAGACTGGAAAGCTGCCTCCGGCTGTTCTGGCAGCAGCACACATCGCCGGTGCGGAAGAAGTCTATAAAGTAGGCGGAGCCCAGGCAATCGCTGCATTGGCATATGGAACTGAATCGATCCGGCCTGTCGACAAGATCACAGGTCCGGGGAATATCTACGTTGCCCTCGCAAAACGCGAAGTTTTTGGGGATGTGGATATAGATATGATTGCAGGTCCAAGTGAAATCGCTATATTGGCAGATGAGACAGCACATGCGGAGGAAGTGGCGGCAGATTTATTATCACAGGCAGAACACGACCCGATGGCAAGCGCAGTCCTTGTGACACCATCATCTGCTTTGGCAGAAGCGGTGTCAGCAGAAGTGGAACGCCAGCTTGCCGAGCTGCCCCGCCAGGAAATTGCCGCTGGGTCCATCAGGAATTACGGAGCTATTTATGTGACGGAAAGCATGGATGAAGCGGTTGAAACGGTTAACAGCCTGGCTCCGGAACATCTTGAAATTTTAACAGTGAATCCAATGGAGCTTCTCGGGCGGATTCGTCATGCAGGAGCGATCTTCCTCGGAAGATTCAGCCCTGAACCGGTTGGCGACTATTTTGCCGGTCCAAACCACGTCCTGCCGACAAACGGGACAGCCCGTTTTTCAAGCCCGCTTAATGTGGAGGATTTTCAAAAGAAATCAAGCATTCTTTTATACAGTGAAAAAGCATTAAAGGATAATGGGGAAAAAATTGCGGCCTTTGCGCGTCTGGAAGGTCTTGAAGCCCATGCCAGATCCATTGAGACGAGACTAAGAAAATAA
- the hisG gene encoding ATP phosphoribosyltransferase → MSDVLTIAMPKGRIFEEAAELLRRAGFQLPPEFDDSRKLIIDVPEENFRFILAKPMDVPTYVEHGVADLGIAGKDVMLEEERDVYELLDLKISACYLAVAGLPNTRLNDVAPKIATKYPQIAAAYFREQGEQVEIIKLNGSIELAPMIGLADRIVDIVSTGRTLKENGLVEYETIVGITSRLIVNPVSYRIKDERISELVGRLTEVISGEEISS, encoded by the coding sequence ATGAGTGATGTTTTAACGATTGCGATGCCAAAGGGCCGCATATTTGAAGAAGCAGCTGAATTGCTCCGCCGTGCAGGCTTTCAACTGCCTCCGGAATTTGATGATTCACGCAAATTGATCATCGATGTGCCGGAAGAAAATTTCCGCTTTATCCTGGCAAAGCCGATGGATGTGCCAACATATGTGGAACATGGTGTAGCAGACCTTGGGATTGCCGGAAAGGACGTAATGCTTGAAGAAGAGCGGGATGTCTACGAGCTTCTTGATTTGAAAATTAGTGCCTGTTATCTCGCTGTTGCGGGACTGCCAAACACCAGGCTGAATGATGTGGCCCCTAAAATTGCTACAAAGTATCCGCAGATTGCGGCAGCGTATTTCCGTGAACAGGGGGAGCAGGTGGAGATCATTAAATTGAACGGCTCAATAGAACTGGCCCCGATGATCGGGCTGGCGGACCGGATCGTGGATATCGTATCAACCGGCCGGACACTGAAAGAAAACGGGCTCGTTGAATACGAAACCATTGTCGGAATCACATCAAGATTGATCGTCAATCCAGTCAGCTACCGTATCAAGGATGAACGCATCAGCGAGCTGGTTGGCCGGCTGACAGAAGTTATTTCAGGAGAAGAAATAAGCTCTTAA
- a CDS encoding nucleoside recognition domain-containing protein — MLVESSKRGLMAGLKTTWTLGKVIFPVTLIVALLQHTPVLPWVIKLITPLMNLIGLSGDAAIPLVLGNFLNLYAGIGAILTLDLTVKEVFIIAVMLSFSHNMLIETGVALKVGVKLWVVLTVRFGLALLSAIVINLVWQGGSETAKYGFIPAKEEQVSGALPILLDALLTALLGILQLAIIVIPLMIIIQILKDKQWLAVFSRWMAPVTRALGMKENTSTTLAAGLVIGLAYGAGVMIQAVEEDGVSKKDVTIAFIFLVACHAVVEDTLIFVPLGIPVLPLLLIRLGVAVILTLVVAMIWNRADLAKRKEATYEH; from the coding sequence ATGCTGGTTGAATCATCCAAAAGGGGGCTGATGGCCGGCTTAAAAACAACATGGACACTCGGGAAAGTCATATTCCCGGTCACGCTGATTGTGGCACTGCTGCAGCATACGCCGGTGCTTCCATGGGTTATCAAGCTGATCACACCCCTTATGAATTTGATTGGGCTGTCAGGAGATGCAGCCATACCGCTTGTTTTGGGGAACTTCTTGAATTTGTACGCCGGAATTGGAGCTATTCTTACGCTCGATTTAACGGTTAAAGAAGTGTTTATTATTGCCGTCATGCTGTCGTTTTCACATAATATGCTGATTGAAACGGGAGTTGCTTTGAAGGTTGGCGTTAAGCTTTGGGTCGTTCTTACCGTCCGTTTCGGATTGGCGCTGTTGAGTGCCATTGTTATCAACCTTGTTTGGCAGGGCGGATCTGAAACGGCTAAGTACGGATTTATACCGGCAAAGGAAGAGCAGGTGTCGGGGGCATTGCCAATCCTGCTGGATGCACTGCTGACGGCTTTGCTTGGCATTCTCCAGCTTGCCATCATCGTCATCCCGCTGATGATTATTATTCAGATTTTAAAAGATAAGCAATGGCTTGCTGTCTTTTCAAGATGGATGGCGCCTGTGACCAGGGCACTTGGAATGAAAGAAAATACGTCTACAACCCTTGCAGCCGGATTGGTGATTGGCCTTGCCTATGGGGCGGGTGTCATGATCCAGGCTGTAGAGGAAGATGGCGTCAGCAAAAAAGATGTAACGATCGCATTTATTTTCCTTGTAGCCTGCCACGCAGTCGTCGAAGATACACTGATTTTCGTGCCGCTTGGCATTCCAGTGCTGCCGCTGCTGCTGATCCGTCTGGGTGTGGCGGTCATTCTGACACTGGTGGTGGCGATGATTTGGAACCGTGCTGATCTGGCAAAAAGAAAGGAAGCAACATATGAGCATTAA
- a CDS encoding acyltransferase produces the protein MRKTERFPVEGGNSLWHVYKTVPFLKVVKNFIVIQLARYTPFLGMKNWLYRNFLRMKVGDQTSFALMVMLDVMFPEKISVGRNTVIGYNTTILAHEYLIKEYRLGRVEIGSEVMIGANSTILPGVTIGDGAIISAGTLVHKDVPAGAFVGGNPMRVIYTKEELAARWADDPIYGTDKNKTPLA, from the coding sequence ATGAGAAAAACGGAGCGTTTTCCGGTAGAGGGAGGAAATTCACTCTGGCATGTTTATAAAACGGTTCCGTTCCTGAAGGTTGTCAAAAACTTTATTGTGATTCAGCTTGCGCGCTATACGCCATTTCTGGGCATGAAGAATTGGCTCTACCGTAACTTCCTGAGAATGAAGGTGGGGGACCAGACATCATTTGCACTCATGGTGATGCTGGATGTCATGTTCCCGGAAAAAATAAGTGTCGGCCGCAACACGGTCATCGGCTACAACACGACAATCCTCGCTCATGAATATCTGATTAAGGAATACCGCCTCGGCCGGGTTGAAATTGGCAGTGAAGTCATGATTGGCGCTAATTCAACTATACTGCCGGGTGTCACAATCGGTGATGGTGCGATTATTTCAGCCGGAACGCTTGTCCATAAAGATGTCCCTGCCGGAGCCTTTGTCGGCGGCAACCCGATGCGTGTCATCTATACAAAGGAAGAGCTTGCCGCTCGCTGGGCGGACGATCCGATATATGGTACAGATAAAAATAAAACTCCGCTTGCTTAG
- the hisIE gene encoding bifunctional phosphoribosyl-AMP cyclohydrolase/phosphoribosyl-ATP diphosphatase HisIE, whose translation MNIDGVKFDEKGLIPAVVQDANTKEVLTLAYMNRESLLKSAETGETWFFSRSRNELWHKGATSGNTQKIAEMKLDCDQDAIVVLVEPAGPACHKGTVSCFEERVYGEESGGLSEYEILNTLEKVIEERERTRPEGAYTTYLFEKGVDKILKKVGEESAEVIIAAKNRDKEELKWEAADLIYHLMVLLREQELPFSEVLKVLNKRHEKKEPASE comes from the coding sequence ATGAATATCGATGGTGTAAAGTTTGACGAAAAGGGACTGATCCCTGCCGTTGTGCAAGATGCGAACACAAAAGAAGTATTAACATTAGCTTATATGAATCGGGAATCTCTTTTAAAATCAGCGGAAACAGGGGAGACCTGGTTTTTCAGCCGTTCCCGCAATGAGCTGTGGCACAAAGGGGCAACAAGCGGAAACACGCAGAAAATTGCAGAAATGAAGCTTGACTGTGACCAGGATGCCATTGTGGTTCTGGTTGAACCTGCGGGACCTGCCTGCCACAAGGGAACAGTCAGCTGCTTTGAGGAAAGAGTATACGGGGAAGAGTCAGGCGGTTTATCTGAATACGAAATCCTTAATACACTTGAAAAAGTCATTGAAGAACGCGAAAGGACACGCCCAGAAGGAGCCTACACAACCTATCTTTTTGAAAAAGGCGTGGATAAAATCCTGAAGAAGGTAGGCGAAGAATCCGCAGAAGTCATCATCGCTGCGAAAAACCGTGACAAAGAAGAACTGAAATGGGAAGCGGCTGACCTGATTTATCATTTGATGGTGCTGCTGCGCGAGCAGGAACTGCCTTTTAGCGAAGTCTTGAAGGTGCTTAATAAACGGCATGAAAAGAAAGAACCGGCCTCCGAATAG
- the hisA gene encoding 1-(5-phosphoribosyl)-5-[(5-phosphoribosylamino)methylideneamino]imidazole-4-carboxamide isomerase, which translates to MSFTIYPAIDMRGGKCVRLLQGDYDKETVYGDSPFDMAKKFTDEGADWIHMVDLDGAKDGKQVNDQYVIQAARELGVSVQIGGGIRTEEDILHYLDNGVTRVIIGSIAISNPEFAIEMIRKYGKAIAVGLDAKNGYVATHGWLETSEVKAVDLGKRFADAGAETFIFTDIATDGMLSGPNVEAVRLLARETGKSVIASGGVSQLADLAELQEYASEGVAGAIVGKAIYEGRFTVAEALKEVKA; encoded by the coding sequence ATGAGTTTTACGATCTATCCGGCAATCGATATGAGAGGCGGCAAATGCGTCCGGCTCCTGCAGGGGGATTATGATAAGGAAACGGTGTATGGCGACTCTCCGTTTGATATGGCCAAAAAATTTACTGATGAAGGAGCAGACTGGATTCATATGGTCGATCTCGACGGGGCAAAGGATGGGAAGCAGGTTAATGATCAGTATGTCATCCAGGCTGCCCGCGAACTTGGCGTCTCCGTTCAGATCGGTGGTGGCATCCGTACAGAAGAAGACATCCTTCATTATCTTGATAATGGTGTAACACGCGTAATTATTGGAAGCATTGCCATCTCCAATCCTGAGTTTGCTATTGAGATGATCCGCAAATATGGCAAAGCCATAGCGGTAGGGCTTGATGCGAAAAATGGCTATGTGGCCACACACGGCTGGCTTGAAACTTCTGAAGTAAAGGCAGTTGACTTGGGTAAGCGATTTGCCGACGCCGGTGCGGAAACATTTATTTTTACGGATATCGCAACAGATGGGATGCTATCTGGGCCGAACGTTGAAGCTGTTCGCCTGCTTGCACGGGAAACCGGAAAAAGTGTAATTGCATCCGGCGGGGTCAGTCAGCTGGCTGATTTGGCGGAACTTCAGGAATACGCATCAGAAGGTGTCGCGGGGGCCATCGTTGGAAAGGCAATATATGAAGGCCGGTTTACCGTAGCGGAAGCTCTGAAAGAGGTGAAGGCATAA
- the hisF gene encoding imidazole glycerol phosphate synthase subunit HisF yields the protein MLTKRIVPCLDVKDGRVVKGVQFVQLRDAGDPVELARFYDGQGADELVFLDISASHEGRKTMVEVVKAVASELAIPFTVGGGINALEDMKRILRAGADKVSLNTAAVNNPDLITEGANFFGSQCIVVAIDAKYDEQLGSWRVYTHGGRTPTDLEVIAWAREAAERGAGEILLTSMDSDGEKKGFDIHLTKAVSEAVSIPVIASGGAGNADHFAEAFIDGKADAALAASIFHYKETSVAEVKSFIKEKGVVVR from the coding sequence ATGCTGACGAAACGCATCGTTCCCTGTCTGGATGTAAAGGACGGCCGTGTGGTAAAAGGAGTGCAATTTGTGCAGCTGCGTGATGCCGGAGACCCGGTTGAGCTTGCCCGCTTTTATGATGGGCAGGGAGCTGACGAGCTGGTTTTCCTCGATATCTCCGCTTCACATGAAGGGCGGAAGACAATGGTTGAAGTTGTGAAGGCTGTTGCGTCTGAGCTGGCCATTCCCTTTACAGTCGGCGGAGGGATAAACGCGCTTGAAGATATGAAGCGAATTTTGCGGGCGGGGGCTGATAAGGTTTCTCTTAATACAGCTGCCGTAAATAATCCAGATCTAATTACAGAAGGGGCAAATTTCTTCGGATCACAGTGCATCGTTGTGGCAATTGACGCTAAATACGATGAACAGCTCGGTTCCTGGCGCGTGTACACACATGGCGGACGGACACCGACTGATCTTGAAGTCATTGCCTGGGCCCGTGAAGCGGCCGAGCGCGGGGCTGGAGAAATTTTACTCACAAGCATGGACTCGGACGGTGAGAAAAAGGGCTTCGATATCCATCTGACGAAAGCAGTAAGCGAGGCGGTTTCGATTCCGGTTATTGCTTCTGGCGGGGCAGGAAACGCCGATCACTTTGCGGAAGCATTCATCGATGGAAAAGCGGATGCCGCATTGGCAGCATCTATTTTTCACTATAAAGAAACATCTGTTGCAGAAGTGAAATCTTTCATTAAGGAAAAAGGGGTGGTAGTCCGATGA
- the hisB gene encoding imidazoleglycerol-phosphate dehydratase HisB, which produces MARTAEISRKTNETNITLSLNIDGEGKSDLETGVPFMTHMLDLFAKHGQFDLNIVANGDTDVDDHHTTEDIGICLGQVLKDALGDKKGIKRYGNAFVPMDEALAQVVVDLSNRPHLEMRAEFPSQKVGTFDTELVHEFLWKLALEARMNLHVIVHYGQNTHHIIEAIFKAMARALDEATTIDPRIKGVPSTKGLL; this is translated from the coding sequence ATGGCCAGAACTGCTGAAATTTCACGTAAAACCAATGAAACGAATATCACTCTATCCTTGAATATAGACGGCGAAGGCAAAAGCGATCTGGAAACAGGCGTGCCTTTTATGACACATATGCTGGACCTGTTTGCCAAGCACGGACAATTTGACTTGAACATCGTTGCAAACGGCGATACAGACGTGGATGACCACCACACAACAGAGGACATTGGCATCTGCTTAGGCCAGGTGCTGAAGGATGCTTTAGGAGATAAAAAAGGCATCAAGCGCTACGGAAATGCTTTTGTTCCAATGGACGAAGCGCTGGCTCAAGTTGTTGTTGACCTCAGCAACCGCCCTCACCTGGAGATGCGTGCCGAGTTCCCGAGCCAAAAGGTGGGGACATTTGATACAGAGCTAGTGCATGAATTTCTCTGGAAACTTGCGCTTGAAGCGAGAATGAACCTGCATGTCATCGTTCACTATGGACAGAATACACACCACATCATTGAGGCGATTTTCAAAGCGATGGCTCGTGCGCTGGATGAAGCAACGACGATCGATCCGCGGATTAAGGGAGTTCCCTCAACGAAAGGGCTGTTGTAA
- the ppaX gene encoding pyrophosphatase PpaX encodes MSINTLLFDLDGTLIDTNELIISSFLHTLGKYYPDRYQREDVLPFMGPTLHETFETINPEKVEEMISVYREYNIKNHDLLVKEFAGVFETVRTLKESGYKLGIVTTKVSNVVEKGLKLTNLDQFFDVVVTLDHVEKPKPDPEPILKALSLLDAKPEEAIMVGDNSHDIDGGKNAGTKTAGVAWTAKGIEFLARFEPDYMLDNMADLLDILEAENQ; translated from the coding sequence ATGAGCATTAACACACTATTATTTGATTTAGATGGAACATTAATTGACACAAACGAATTGATTATTTCCTCGTTTTTGCATACACTCGGAAAATATTATCCTGACCGCTATCAGCGGGAAGATGTTCTTCCGTTCATGGGGCCGACCCTGCATGAAACATTTGAGACCATCAACCCTGAAAAAGTGGAGGAAATGATCTCAGTTTACCGGGAGTACAATATTAAGAACCACGACTTGCTTGTGAAGGAATTTGCCGGCGTGTTTGAAACGGTTCGGACTTTAAAAGAATCAGGATATAAACTGGGCATTGTTACGACGAAAGTTTCCAATGTAGTTGAAAAGGGCTTAAAGCTGACAAATCTTGATCAGTTCTTCGATGTGGTTGTCACGCTTGATCATGTGGAGAAGCCAAAGCCGGATCCGGAGCCAATCTTGAAGGCGTTGAGCCTGCTGGATGCGAAGCCGGAGGAAGCCATTATGGTCGGCGATAATTCACACGATATCGATGGCGGAAAAAACGCCGGCACGAAAACGGCTGGTGTAGCCTGGACAGCGAAAGGCATTGAATTCCTCGCGCGCTTTGAGCCGGATTATATGCTGGACAATATGGCTGACCTGCTCGATATTCTTGAGGCAGAAAACCAATGA
- the hprK gene encoding HPr(Ser) kinase/phosphatase, producing MVKVRTKDIIEKFGLELIAGEEGINRPITTSDISRPGLEMAGYFDYYPAERVQLIGKTELSFVETLTNSEREIRLERLCTDITPGIIVTRGLDIPEELIEAAERESVPLLRSKQKTTRFSSLLTNFLESKLAPTTAVHGVLVDIYGVGVLITGKSGVGKSETALELVKRGHRLVADDCVEIRQEDEDYLVGNSPELIEHLLEIRGLGIINVMTLFGAGAVRSYKKISVVMNLELWDPKKQYDRLGLDEEKMKIIDTEITKLTIPVRPGRNLAVIIEVAAMNFRLKRMGMNAAEQFTNRLSDVIEDGDHDDR from the coding sequence TTGGTAAAAGTGCGCACGAAAGATATTATAGAAAAGTTTGGGCTTGAATTGATTGCCGGAGAGGAAGGCATAAACCGGCCGATTACAACGAGTGATATTTCACGTCCTGGCTTGGAGATGGCAGGTTATTTTGATTATTATCCGGCTGAACGCGTTCAATTGATCGGAAAAACGGAACTGTCTTTCGTTGAAACGTTAACAAATTCTGAGCGGGAAATCCGGCTTGAACGCCTCTGTACAGATATTACGCCCGGCATAATCGTGACGAGAGGGCTTGATATCCCGGAAGAACTGATTGAAGCAGCCGAGAGAGAATCAGTTCCGCTGCTTCGCTCCAAGCAAAAAACGACCCGTTTTTCCAGTCTGCTGACCAATTTTCTGGAAAGCAAGCTTGCTCCAACAACAGCTGTTCACGGCGTCCTTGTTGATATTTATGGGGTAGGAGTGCTGATAACAGGTAAGAGCGGAGTAGGTAAAAGCGAGACGGCACTTGAATTAGTAAAACGCGGACACCGCCTTGTTGCAGATGACTGTGTGGAGATCAGGCAGGAAGATGAAGATTATCTGGTGGGAAATTCACCAGAATTGATCGAACATCTGCTTGAAATCCGCGGTCTCGGCATCATCAATGTAATGACTCTGTTCGGCGCAGGAGCTGTCCGTAGCTATAAAAAAATCTCTGTGGTTATGAATTTGGAGCTGTGGGACCCGAAAAAACAGTACGATCGTCTCGGCCTTGATGAAGAAAAAATGAAAATCATCGATACGGAGATTACGAAGCTGACCATTCCGGTAAGACCCGGACGAAATCTCGCTGTCATCATTGAGGTGGCTGCCATGAATTTCCGCTTAAAGAGAATGGGAATGAATGCGGCGGAACAGTTCACGAACCGCCTTTCAGATGTGATCGAGGACGGAGACCATGATGATCGTTAA
- the hisH gene encoding imidazole glycerol phosphate synthase subunit HisH, which yields MIGIIDYGMGNLFSVSKALERLEVPYFLSENKLELLKADALILPGVGSFKDAMSILNSTGLADLVKEFADTGKPLLGICLGMQLLFESSEENGLTEGLQLLPGQVRRFPGTTAEGETYKVPHMGWNRLEFLQGSPILKGLDEDYVYFVHSYFVDTNDKEVVISSSLYDVDVPAVVGRGNVFGMQFHPEKSSSLGMALLRNFTELVEERMSVK from the coding sequence ATGATCGGCATCATCGATTACGGAATGGGGAATTTGTTTAGTGTCAGTAAAGCACTTGAACGGTTGGAGGTTCCTTATTTCCTTTCTGAAAATAAGCTTGAGCTCCTGAAAGCAGACGCTTTAATTCTGCCGGGTGTCGGCTCTTTCAAGGATGCAATGAGTATCTTAAATTCTACTGGCCTGGCAGATCTGGTAAAGGAGTTTGCTGATACAGGCAAGCCGCTCCTTGGCATTTGCCTTGGCATGCAGCTTTTATTTGAGAGCAGTGAAGAGAATGGACTGACAGAAGGATTGCAGCTTCTGCCTGGCCAAGTGAGGCGGTTTCCCGGCACAACAGCAGAAGGTGAAACGTACAAAGTTCCGCATATGGGCTGGAACCGTCTTGAATTCCTGCAGGGCTCGCCGATTTTAAAAGGGCTTGATGAAGATTATGTCTATTTCGTCCACTCTTATTTTGTAGATACAAATGATAAAGAAGTAGTTATCAGCAGCAGCTTGTATGATGTAGATGTGCCGGCAGTAGTCGGCAGAGGCAATGTGTTCGGCATGCAGTTCCACCCGGAAAAAAGCAGTTCGCTCGGCATGGCGCTTTTACGCAATTTTACCGAGCTGGTTGAAGAAAGGATGTCTGTAAAATGA
- a CDS encoding ATP phosphoribosyltransferase regulatory subunit produces the protein MSRLFMFEKPLGMRDTLPDLYERKAAVRTSIQEEMKRWGYQFIETPALEYYETVGAASAILDQQLFKLLDQQGHTLVLRPDMTAPIARVAAARLLKDELPIRLAYSANVYRAQQREGGRPAEFEQIGVECIGDHTISADGEGMALMISALKEAGLQNFQLSAGHIGFVRDFFQQILGTEERVENLTRFLYEKNYVGYREHVKSLALSSIDKQRLLDFLKLRGGEEVIEIAYGLLENGTGKKALAELEQLWSIMQDYGQEGTVKFDLTLVSHMSYYTGILFEVYAGNVGFPIGNGGRYDLLLQKFGKDTGATGFAIRLDRLLEALEDSQEAEPVYCILYSPERRKEAFDFAKKERSAGKKVVLQDISGVKDIDACTSQYEDITFLVGKAGKESIK, from the coding sequence TTGAGCCGATTATTTATGTTTGAAAAGCCGTTAGGCATGAGAGATACATTACCTGATCTATACGAAAGAAAAGCTGCAGTCCGTACATCCATCCAGGAGGAAATGAAACGCTGGGGCTATCAGTTTATCGAAACGCCTGCACTTGAATACTACGAAACAGTCGGGGCGGCTTCAGCGATATTGGATCAGCAGCTGTTCAAGCTTCTTGATCAGCAGGGCCATACCCTGGTGCTCCGGCCGGATATGACAGCGCCGATTGCAAGGGTGGCAGCAGCCCGTCTCTTAAAAGACGAGCTGCCGATCAGGCTTGCGTATTCCGCCAATGTATACCGTGCACAGCAGCGGGAGGGCGGCAGGCCGGCTGAGTTTGAGCAAATCGGTGTTGAATGCATTGGCGATCATACGATTAGTGCGGATGGCGAAGGAATGGCACTCATGATCTCTGCTCTAAAAGAAGCAGGGCTTCAGAATTTTCAGCTTTCAGCAGGCCACATCGGCTTTGTCCGTGACTTTTTCCAGCAGATTTTAGGAACGGAAGAACGAGTGGAAAACCTGACACGATTTTTGTATGAGAAAAATTATGTAGGATACAGGGAGCATGTAAAGAGTCTGGCCCTTTCGTCCATTGATAAACAAAGGCTTCTTGATTTCCTTAAATTAAGGGGCGGGGAAGAAGTCATTGAGATTGCCTATGGCCTTCTGGAAAACGGCACAGGAAAAAAGGCATTAGCCGAGCTTGAACAGCTTTGGAGCATTATGCAGGACTATGGCCAGGAAGGCACAGTTAAATTTGATTTAACGCTTGTCAGCCATATGAGCTACTATACGGGCATTCTTTTTGAAGTATATGCAGGAAATGTTGGTTTCCCGATCGGAAATGGAGGCCGCTATGATCTGCTGCTTCAAAAATTCGGAAAAGATACGGGGGCAACCGGCTTTGCCATCAGATTGGACCGCCTGCTGGAAGCGCTGGAAGACAGCCAGGAGGCTGAACCTGTTTACTGCATTTTATACAGTCCGGAACGCCGCAAAGAGGCATTCGATTTTGCGAAGAAAGAACGTTCTGCCGGAAAGAAAGTGGTCCTGCAGGATATTAGCGGTGTTAAGGACATAGATGCCTGCACCAGCCAGTATGAGGACATTACCTTTTTAGTCGGTAAAGCTGGAAAGGAGAGCATAAAATGA